The Calditerricola satsumensis genomic sequence GGACGAGCATGCCGGAGAAGGTGGCCGAGCGGTACGTAACGTTGGCCTTGACCCTGTTCATGTACATCTTTGTCTCCAACCAGCTTGGCCTGCTCTTCAACGTGCAGACGACCTTTGCGACGGACGTGCCGTTCCTCGGCATCAAGGCCGGCGATCACGTGTCGTGGTGGGCGTCGCCGACGGCGAACGTCAGCGTGACGATGGCCCTGGCGACGATGGTGTTTGTCTACTCGCACTACGTTGGCATCCGCGGCAACCCGAAAACCTATGTGAAGCACTATTTCGAACCGAATTTCCTGTTCTTCCCGGTTAACCTGATCGAAGAGCTGACCAAGCTGCTCACGCTGGGGATGCGTCTTTTCGGGAACATCTTCGCCGGCGAGGTGCTGATCGCCCTGCTGGTGGTGATCGGGCTGTACGGTACCGTGCCACTGGTGGCCTGGCTGGGCTTCTCCGTCTTCGTCGGCACGATCCAGGCCTTTATCTTCACCATGCTGACGCTGGTGTACATTTCGCAAAAGGTGGCGCATGATCACCACTGATGGGCCTCGGATGGGGTGTGGATGGCGCTTTTGTTTGGCCTTCACATTAAAATTCGGTGAGAAATTGCCTCATGCGAGGAATGTGCGCCTTGTGGGTGTTTTCTGACAACCAATTTGCTTCGAGGAGGGTTTCCACATGGAC encodes the following:
- the atpB gene encoding F0F1 ATP synthase subunit A, encoding MEHKFPVITIGPLDFNLVAMMTTVIAGAIVFLIGRLAVRNLDVRQPRGWQNLLEWLIEFVRGLARTSMPEKVAERYVTLALTLFMYIFVSNQLGLLFNVQTTFATDVPFLGIKAGDHVSWWASPTANVSVTMALATMVFVYSHYVGIRGNPKTYVKHYFEPNFLFFPVNLIEELTKLLTLGMRLFGNIFAGEVLIALLVVIGLYGTVPLVAWLGFSVFVGTIQAFIFTMLTLVYISQKVAHDHH